Part of the Deinococcus roseus genome, TGGTAGAGGTGGTTGATGCCCGCAATGGACAGGACGGTTTTCCAGAAACGGGAGAGGCGCATATTCGAATCATAAGCGGATAAAGTGCATGCTGAAAGTGGTTTTTGTTTAGGTTTTGTTCATTCCCCCTGCCGACCCCCACCTCGCTCGTTACACTCGCTTTCCTCCCCCTGGGTTTTCCCCTCCACTGTCTGCGACAGATCCTCCCCTGGGTTTTCCCCTCCACTGTCTGCGACAGGTCCTCCCTGAGGGGGAGGAAAGCGAAGAAGGGACGCAGTTCCCTTCAAGCGAGGTGGGGGGCAGGGCCAAAGTGTCTCATATACACAAATATGAAATTGGCACGTTGCTTTTTGACCCCCAGGGTTTATCATCAGTGTCATGAAAATAGGTTTGATTGGTCTGGGAAAAATGGGCGGAAACATGGCCACCCGACTCATTCGTGCTGGACATGAAATTGTCGGCTTTGACCTGAGCGAGGAAAACCGCCAGAAAGCCACAGAGCACGGCGCACAGGTGGTCTCCTCCCTGGATGACCTGGTGGCTGCCCTGCCTGAGCGCAAGGTGGTGTGGGTGATGGTGCCACACGGCAAACCCACCGACAGCACCCTGGAAGCGCTTCTGGAAAAGCTTTCTGAAAATGACATTGTGATTGATGGAGGCAACTCCAACTACCAGGACAGCATGCGCCGTGGAGAGATTTTCAAAGCCAAAGGCATGTTCTTCATTGATTCTGGAACGTCTGGAGGCATCTGGGGTCTGGAAGAAGGCTACTGCCTGATGATCGGTGGCGACACCGAAGCTGTGGTGCACGTCAGCCCGGTTTTTGCAGACCTCGCCCCCAATCCCAAAGGTTGGCTACACGTCGGACCCACAGGATCAGGGCATTTTGTCAAAATGGTCCACAACGGCATTGAGTACGGCATGATGCAAGCCTACGCCGAAGGTCTCGAACTGATGCGCGCCAAAGAAGAATTCGGGCTGAACCTTGCCAACATCACGGAATTGTGGCGGCACGGCAGCGTGGTGAGAAGCTGGTTACTCGACCTCACCGCCGAATACCTGAAGAACGACCCCGAGCTGAAAGAACTTTCTGATTATGTGTCTGACTCGGGCGAGGGCCGCTGGACGGTGATCGACTCCATTCAGGAGGGCGTTCCTGCTCCGGTGATCACCCTCAGTGTGCAGATGCGTCTGCGCAGCCAGCAAGACCAGTCCTACGCTGGGAAAGTGCTGTCTGCCATGCGCAATGCCTTTGGTGGGCATGCAGTGAAAAAGGTGAGTGATGAGTAATCCATTTCGTGAAGGCATGCGCAGACGCCGCACCCCAGACGCCTGCGTGCTGGTGATTTTTGGTGTGGGCGATTTGACGCAGCGCAAACTGCTTCCTGCCCTGTACCGTCTGGCCATGGAAGGCGAACTGAACCCCAATTTCTCCATTGTGGGCGTGGGCCGCCGCGACTGGTCCGATGAGGGTTTCCGGGATTTCGCAGAAGACAGCGTGAAAACCAGCAAGGAAACCGGAGACTTCGACCAGCAGACCTGGGATGGTTTCCAGGAAGGCCTGTTCTTCGTGGGCGGTCCCTTTGACCAGACTGAAACCTTCAGAAAACTGAAGGAAAAAATCGAAGAGGTGTCCCGCCAGCGCGATACGGGCGGCAATGTGCTGTTCTACCTCGCCACCCCTCCCAGTGTGTTTGCGCCCATTGCTGAACTTCTGGGGGAGCAGGGCCTGCAGGAAGAAGGAGATGGCTTCTGGCGCAGACTGGTCATTGAGAAGCCTTTCGGGGTGGATCTGGAAAGCGCCCGTCAGCTCAACGCCCACATCCACCAGACCTGGGAAGAGCACCAGATTTACCGCATCGACCACTACCTGGGCAAAGAAACCGTGCAGAACCTGATGGCCATGCGCTTCGGGAACGTGATTTTCGAGCCGCTGTGGAACAGGCAGTACATCGAGCACATCCAGATCACTGCCTCTGAGGACCTCGGGATGGAAGGGCGCGGAGCCTACTACGAGGAAGCCGGGATCATGCGCGACATGCTGCAGAACCACCTGATGCAGATGTTCTCGCTGGTGGCGATGGAACCTCCCGCCAACTTTGATGCCAATGCCATCCGGGACGAGAAGGTGAAGGTTTTAAAGAGCATCACCCCCATCCCCAAAGAGCGCGTGGCAGAGTTCGCTGTGCGTGGACAGTACGGCAAGGGCACCCTTTACGGTGAAAATGTCGCGGGTTACCGCGAAGAAAAAGGCGTGAACCCCGAATCCGTGACCCCCACCTATGTGGCCCTCAAACTTGAGGTGAACAACTGGCGCTGGCAGGGCGTTCCCTTTTTCCTGCGCACCGCCAAGCGCCTGCCCAAAAAAGTCACCGAGATTGCCGTGGTGTTCAAAAATCCCCCCTCGGACATCTTTCCCAACAAGGCAGAACGCAACGTGCTGGCCATCCGCATCCAGCCGGACGAGGGCATGAGCCTGAAGTTCAATTCCAAAGTGCCTGGCCAGGACAACTACCTGCGCGAAGTGGTGATGGATTTCAAATACGACGCCTTCGGACAACTGACCGGAACCCCTTACGGACGCCTCCTGCTGGACAGCATGCTGGGAGACGCCACCCTGTTCCCCCGTGAGGACGAGGTGGAACTTGCATGGCAACTCGTTGACGGTATTCTGGAAGCATGGAAAGAGCCCGCTCCAGAGTTCCCCAACTACAAGGCTGGAACCTGGGGTCCCGACGCTGCCGACGACCTGCTCGGCCCCAACCGCCGCTGG contains:
- the gnd gene encoding phosphogluconate dehydrogenase (NAD(+)-dependent, decarboxylating) — encoded protein: MKIGLIGLGKMGGNMATRLIRAGHEIVGFDLSEENRQKATEHGAQVVSSLDDLVAALPERKVVWVMVPHGKPTDSTLEALLEKLSENDIVIDGGNSNYQDSMRRGEIFKAKGMFFIDSGTSGGIWGLEEGYCLMIGGDTEAVVHVSPVFADLAPNPKGWLHVGPTGSGHFVKMVHNGIEYGMMQAYAEGLELMRAKEEFGLNLANITELWRHGSVVRSWLLDLTAEYLKNDPELKELSDYVSDSGEGRWTVIDSIQEGVPAPVITLSVQMRLRSQQDQSYAGKVLSAMRNAFGGHAVKKVSDE
- the zwf gene encoding glucose-6-phosphate dehydrogenase; protein product: MSNPFREGMRRRRTPDACVLVIFGVGDLTQRKLLPALYRLAMEGELNPNFSIVGVGRRDWSDEGFRDFAEDSVKTSKETGDFDQQTWDGFQEGLFFVGGPFDQTETFRKLKEKIEEVSRQRDTGGNVLFYLATPPSVFAPIAELLGEQGLQEEGDGFWRRLVIEKPFGVDLESARQLNAHIHQTWEEHQIYRIDHYLGKETVQNLMAMRFGNVIFEPLWNRQYIEHIQITASEDLGMEGRGAYYEEAGIMRDMLQNHLMQMFSLVAMEPPANFDANAIRDEKVKVLKSITPIPKERVAEFAVRGQYGKGTLYGENVAGYREEKGVNPESVTPTYVALKLEVNNWRWQGVPFFLRTAKRLPKKVTEIAVVFKNPPSDIFPNKAERNVLAIRIQPDEGMSLKFNSKVPGQDNYLREVVMDFKYDAFGQLTGTPYGRLLLDSMLGDATLFPREDEVELAWQLVDGILEAWKEPAPEFPNYKAGTWGPDAADDLLGPNRRWRRL